DNA sequence from the Deltaproteobacteria bacterium genome:
CGACGCGGGGAAGACGAACAGCTTTCGCCTGGAGAACCTCCTGGACGGGACCAGATACTTTGTCACCATAACGGCTTACGACAAGGCGGGAAATGAGAGTGGTTTCTCCAGGGAGGTCTCCGCGATCGCCTATTCGGATGAAGACCAGGATGACCCCTTCCGGCAACCTGAGGGTGGTGGGGGAGGGGGGTGTTTTGTTTCGATTCTGGCAAGCGACTTTCAAAGAGACCGAAACCGGTAAGACAAACGGATTGGACGTAGTTCTCCGCCTCTCCTACCCGGAGCCAGATTTTCTTTGACCTGCCTGATGAGACTCTGGAGCCTCCCTGGATGACACCCACGGAGAGAGGGGTTCTTCTTAGGATAGCCGAGCGAGGGTTGTTTCCGATTTGACAAAATCGTAAGCTTGTCTTAAGTTACTCAGGCGTTGTTGGAGAATCCGCGCGGGGCGAACTGCGCTGGGGCCTCCAGGCTGTGAAGAATGGGGGCTCGACAGCCGGGCCCCCGTGACTTACAATTCTGTCGACGAACCTACTCCCTCCGTTTTCCTCTTGGGACAGAGATGGGACTTACCATTCCAAAGAGGATGCTCATCAGCAGTTCCATCGTCATCCTGATGGTTCTGGTTGTTAGTGTCTTCTCGATCATTACGATCTATCAGCTGAATCAGATTTCCAAGACCGTGGTTTTCAGGAACAACACGATCAGGTCCCGGGCAAAGAAACTCCAGGAGCTGGTTTTGTCCATGGAAGAGAGCGAGAAGAAGTTTATCGTTCTCCAGGAAGACGAATACAAGAAGGTGTTCATGGAAGCCGCAGGAGAGTTCGAAGCGACCTTGAAGAGTCTTAAGGGACTGATCAAGGAGCCCCAGGTGGCTGATCAGATAGAAAGAACCAGCGGGCTTTTTGGAACTTACCGGTATATAGTCGAGAATGCCATTTCGGTGGGAGGAGAGGAAGGGGTGAAGAAGCTCGCTTCGGTCTCCAATCTCAACGAGGATATTGCCAATGAGATAATTTCGACGATTGACCGGGTACTCGTGGTGAACGAGGAAAACATCGACGCCAGCCTATCGAAACTGGAAGCCAAGGGGGCAATTGCAGGAAAGTTGGCGCTCTTCATCTCCAGCCTGTCCATCCTGATAGGGGTGCTCAGCTACTTCTATTTGAGGCAGACGATAAGCCGGCCCGTGCAGTTGCTTGAGAAGGCGACCGATCATGTTTCGAAGGGTGAATTCGACTACAAGGTTCCGGTTCATACCCAGGACGAGCTTGGAAGCCTGGCGCGGAGCTTCAATGAAATGGCGACCAGGCTCAAAGAACTCGACGAAATGAAATCTGATTTCATCTCTCTTCTCTCCCACGAGCTTCGAACTCCTC
Encoded proteins:
- a CDS encoding HAMP domain-containing protein, whose protein sequence is MGLTIPKRMLISSSIVILMVLVVSVFSIITIYQLNQISKTVVFRNNTIRSRAKKLQELVLSMEESEKKFIVLQEDEYKKVFMEAAGEFEATLKSLKGLIKEPQVADQIERTSGLFGTYRYIVENAISVGGEEGVKKLASVSNLNEDIANEIISTIDRVLVVNEENIDASLSKLEAKGAIAGKLALFISSLSILIGVLSYFYLRQTISRPVQLLEKATDHVSKGEFDYKVPVHTQDELGSLARSFNEMATRLKELDEMKSDFISLLSHELRTPLSIMREAVSLLKDEVLGEISDKQREFLSIISQEVERMIGFVNELLDLSRLEAGRLPIEKFPIDIGEIIDSNLKKLGPLLVDKKIKTDVVVAPDLPMVAADGIRVDQVLTNLIDNAIKFTPEGGEIGIVAEVSNEKGVDGAVHGGEMKSRGKFVRVMVRDNGEGIGEEEKRYIFDKFYQARSGKGKGRKGSGLGLSISKRIVEAHGGSIWFTSAAGQGTSFYFTLPVQE
- a CDS encoding fibronectin type III domain-containing protein, encoding MRRILTIIFFLLSPFTAGAAHLDLAWSPNEEPDLAGYRVYYGTSSGQYAGCLDAGKTNSFRLENLLDGTRYFVTITAYDKAGNESGFSREVSAIAYSDEDQDDPFRQPEGGGGGGCFVSILASDFQRDRNR